One window of the Actinomycetota bacterium genome contains the following:
- a CDS encoding SDR family oxidoreductase yields MTGAGPAAGVQGMVALVTGGSRGIGRAVAEEFAAQGATVVVQFRADGRAADDTLARLGAGGHRAAQADLADPGQARSLVARVVDELGRVDVLVNNAGIYEAQPILGTSAEEWQRSWRRTIDTNLLGPANLIHAVAPHMVAAGGGRIVNVSSRGAFRGEPSHPAYGASKAGLNSLGQSMARALGPHGIVVTTVAPGYVETDMAAPYLDGPGGDAIRAESPLNRVATPQEIARVVVFLATPGTESLTGAVVDVNGASYLRT; encoded by the coding sequence ATGACCGGGGCCGGGCCGGCGGCGGGTGTCCAGGGCATGGTGGCGCTGGTCACGGGCGGCTCGCGCGGGATCGGCCGTGCCGTGGCCGAGGAGTTCGCGGCCCAGGGGGCGACGGTCGTCGTCCAGTTCCGCGCCGACGGCCGGGCGGCCGACGACACCCTGGCCCGGCTCGGGGCCGGCGGGCACCGGGCGGCCCAGGCCGACCTGGCCGACCCCGGGCAGGCGCGGTCGCTCGTCGCGCGGGTCGTGGACGAGCTCGGCCGGGTCGACGTGCTGGTGAACAACGCCGGGATCTACGAGGCGCAGCCCATCTTAGGAACCAGCGCCGAGGAGTGGCAGCGGAGCTGGCGGCGGACCATCGACACCAACCTGCTCGGCCCGGCCAACCTCATCCACGCCGTGGCCCCGCACATGGTGGCCGCGGGCGGGGGGCGGATCGTCAACGTCTCCTCGCGGGGGGCGTTCCGGGGCGAGCCCAGCCATCCCGCCTACGGGGCCAGCAAGGCGGGCCTGAACAGCCTGGGGCAGTCCATGGCCCGGGCGCTCGGCCCGCACGGGATCGTCGTGACCACGGTCGCGCCCGGGTACGTGGAGACCGACATGGCCGCCCCGTACCTGGACGGCCCCGGCGGCGACGCCATCCGCGCCGAGAGCCCCCTCAACCGGGTGGCGACCCCCCAGGAGATCGCCAGGGTGGTGGTCTTCCTGGCCACCCCGGGGACCGAGTCCCTCACCGGCGCCGTGGTCGACGTCAACGGCGCCTCCTACCTGCGGACATAG
- the truA gene encoding tRNA pseudouridine(38-40) synthase TruA: protein MRLVVAYDGAPFSGFARQRDRRTVQGELEAALARLARQPVATVGAGRTDAGVHARGQVVHADVPSRLDPDRVRRALNGGLGPVITVREAGWAPPGFDARLSARRRTYVYRVDDSGDPDPLLRGFVLAWPRPLDLPRMRQGARPLVGEHDFAAFCRSRSGATTTRRLRSIGIRRLRGLVEVRLVADAFCWQMVRGIVGHLLLVGDGRRDPASTVTILSDGDRSRAGNIAPPHGLVLEAVSYVRR from the coding sequence ATGCGGCTGGTGGTGGCGTACGACGGGGCGCCGTTCTCCGGGTTCGCCCGGCAGCGGGACCGCCGCACCGTCCAGGGTGAGCTGGAGGCCGCGCTGGCCCGGCTGGCCAGGCAGCCGGTGGCGACCGTCGGGGCGGGACGCACCGACGCCGGAGTGCACGCCCGGGGGCAGGTCGTCCACGCCGACGTGCCGTCGCGGCTCGACCCTGACCGGGTCCGGCGGGCCCTGAACGGCGGGCTGGGGCCGGTCATCACCGTGCGCGAGGCCGGCTGGGCGCCGCCGGGGTTCGACGCCCGGCTGTCGGCCCGGCGCCGTACCTACGTGTACCGCGTCGACGACTCCGGCGACCCCGATCCGCTGCTGCGCGGCTTCGTGCTGGCCTGGCCCCGGCCGCTCGACCTGCCCCGCATGCGCCAGGGGGCCCGGCCCCTGGTGGGCGAGCACGACTTCGCCGCCTTCTGCCGCAGCCGTTCGGGGGCCACGACCACCCGGCGGCTGCGCTCCATCGGGATCCGCCGGCTCCGCGGCCTGGTCGAGGTCCGGCTGGTCGCGGACGCGTTCTGCTGGCAGATGGTCCGCGGGATCGTCGGCCACCTCCTGCTCGTCGGCGACGGCCGCCGCGACCCCGCCAGCACGGTCACGATCCTGAGCGACGGCGACCGTTCCCGCGCCGGCAACATCGCCCCGCCGCACGGCCTCGTGCTGGAGGCGGTGAGCTATGTCCGCAGGTAG
- the rplQ gene encoding 50S ribosomal protein L17 produces the protein MPTPTKGPRLGGGPAHEKLLIANLARALFSEGRIRTTEAKAKRLRPQAERLITFAKRGDVASRRQVLTVVRDKAVVHTLFAEIAPRFADRQGGYTRILKLGPRPGDGAPMVLIELVEQGDGERPGDTEEGGRRRRFGRRRARPEAAPEGANRAERRAALRRRGPAPVEPEAALAGEDLDEDADELEELDEERPAVPTDAEIEAGATAAGDEDGEPETDEVEDEAVAEADEAPTGEADTAVEPGVTESGVDEEEAASTQADDDAAETAGDEDQDRK, from the coding sequence ATGCCGACCCCGACCAAGGGGCCTCGCCTGGGCGGGGGACCGGCCCACGAGAAGCTGCTGATCGCCAACCTGGCCCGGGCCCTGTTCTCCGAGGGCCGGATCCGCACCACCGAGGCCAAGGCCAAGCGCCTGCGCCCCCAGGCGGAGCGGCTGATCACCTTCGCCAAGCGCGGTGACGTGGCCAGCCGCCGGCAGGTCCTCACCGTGGTCCGCGACAAGGCGGTCGTGCACACCCTGTTCGCCGAGATCGCCCCCCGGTTCGCCGACCGCCAGGGCGGCTACACCCGCATCCTCAAGCTCGGCCCCCGGCCGGGCGACGGCGCCCCCATGGTCCTGATCGAGCTGGTCGAGCAGGGCGACGGGGAGCGGCCCGGCGACACCGAGGAGGGCGGCCGCCGCCGCCGCTTCGGCCGCCGCCGCGCCCGCCCCGAGGCCGCCCCCGAGGGCGCCAACCGGGCCGAGCGCCGCGCCGCCCTGCGCCGCCGCGGCCCCGCCCCGGTCGAGCCCGAGGCCGCCCTGGCCGGCGAGGACCTCGACGAGGACGCCGACGAGCTCGAGGAGCTCGACGAGGAGCGGCCGGCCGTTCCCACCGACGCCGAGATCGAAGCCGGCGCCACCGCCGCCGGCGACGAGGACGGGGAGCCCGAGACCGACGAGGTCGAGGACGAGGCCGTGGCCGAGGCCGACGAGGCCCCGACCGGCGAGGCCGACACGGCCGTCGAGCCCGGCGTCACCGAGTCCGGGGTCGACGAGGAGGAGGCCGCGTCCACCCAGGCCGACGACGACGCCGCCGAGACCGCCGGGGACGAGGACCAGGACCGCAAGTAG